Proteins encoded in a region of the Nocardia asteroides genome:
- the sufB gene encoding Fe-S cluster assembly protein SufB, whose amino-acid sequence MTTTTDQVQPLTQEEAIASLGKYGYGWADSDVAGASAQRGLSEAVVRDISAKKSEPEWMLEQRLKALRIFDRKPMPLWGSNLDGIDFDNIKYFVRSTEKQAASWDELPEDIKNTYDKLGIPEAEKQRLVSGVAAQYESEVVYHQIREDLEQQGVIFLDTDTALKEHPEIFRQYFGTVIPAGDNKFSALNTSVWSGGSFIYVPPGVHVDIPLQAYFRINTENMGQFERTLIIVDEGAYVHYVEGCTAPIYKSDSLHSAVVEIIVKKGGRCRYTTIQNWSNNVYNLVTKRAKAEAGATMEWIDGNIGSKVTMKYPAVWMTGEYAKGEVLSVAFAGEGQHQDTGAKMLHLAPHTSSTIVSKSVARGGGRASYRGLVQVNKGAHGSKSTVKCDALLVDTISRSDTYPYVDIREDDVTMGHEATVSKVSEDQLFYLMSRGLTEDEAMAMVVRGFVEPIAKELPMEYALELNRLIELQMEGAVG is encoded by the coding sequence ATGACGACGACCACCGACCAGGTGCAACCGCTCACCCAGGAAGAGGCCATTGCTTCGCTGGGCAAATACGGTTACGGCTGGGCCGATTCGGATGTGGCCGGCGCCAGTGCGCAACGAGGTCTGTCCGAGGCGGTTGTCCGCGACATCTCGGCGAAGAAGAGCGAGCCGGAATGGATGCTCGAACAGCGGCTCAAGGCCCTGCGCATCTTCGACCGCAAGCCGATGCCGCTGTGGGGCTCCAATCTCGACGGCATCGACTTCGACAACATCAAGTACTTCGTGCGCTCGACCGAGAAGCAGGCCGCGTCCTGGGACGAGCTGCCCGAGGACATCAAGAACACCTACGACAAGCTGGGCATCCCCGAGGCGGAGAAGCAGCGGCTGGTCTCCGGTGTCGCCGCGCAGTACGAGTCCGAGGTCGTCTACCACCAGATCCGTGAGGATCTGGAGCAGCAGGGTGTCATCTTCCTCGACACCGATACGGCGTTGAAGGAGCACCCGGAGATCTTCCGGCAGTACTTCGGCACGGTCATCCCCGCTGGTGACAACAAGTTCTCCGCGCTGAACACCTCCGTGTGGTCGGGTGGCTCGTTCATCTACGTGCCGCCGGGCGTGCACGTCGACATCCCGCTGCAGGCGTACTTCCGGATCAACACCGAGAACATGGGCCAGTTCGAGCGCACGCTGATCATCGTGGACGAGGGCGCGTACGTGCACTACGTCGAGGGCTGCACCGCGCCGATCTACAAGTCGGACTCGCTGCACTCCGCGGTGGTGGAGATCATCGTGAAGAAGGGCGGCCGCTGCCGCTACACCACCATCCAGAACTGGTCGAACAACGTCTACAACCTGGTCACCAAGCGGGCCAAGGCCGAGGCGGGCGCGACCATGGAGTGGATCGACGGCAACATCGGTTCCAAGGTCACCATGAAGTACCCGGCGGTCTGGATGACCGGCGAGTACGCCAAGGGCGAGGTGCTCTCGGTGGCCTTCGCCGGCGAGGGCCAGCACCAGGACACCGGTGCGAAGATGCTGCACCTGGCGCCGCACACGTCCTCGACCATCGTGTCGAAGTCGGTGGCGCGCGGCGGCGGCCGGGCCTCCTACCGCGGCCTGGTGCAGGTGAACAAGGGCGCGCACGGCTCGAAGTCGACGGTGAAGTGCGACGCGCTGCTGGTCGACACGATCAGCCGCTCCGACACCTACCCCTACGTCGACATCCGCGAGGACGACGTGACCATGGGTCACGAGGCGACCGTCTCGAAGGTCTCCGAGGACCAGCTGTTCTACCTGATGAGCCGCGGCCTCACCGAGGACGAGGCGATGGCGATGGTGGTGCGCGGCTTCGTCGAGCCGATCGCCAAGGAACTGCCGATGGAATACGCGCTCGAGCTGAACCGCCTGATCGAACTGCAGATGGAAGGAGCCGTCGGCTGA